Part of the Novosphingobium sp. KA1 genome is shown below.
TCTGGCCGCAGGAACTGCCAATGCCCATGCGGAGTGTTACGACGTAAAGATTGTAGGAAGTATCGTCAGTCAACACAGGGGCGAAGTCCGTGAACGCAAGGGCTTCATAAATTTTACGTTTCCCTACGCCCTTGAAATCGAGGTCAAAAAGGTCCTTGAAGGAACGGTAAAATCTTCTCGGTTGGCTGTCAGGTCCATTCAACACATGGCGGAGCCGTCTGAGCCACGCACCTGGAGGCTTCGACGTAATTCTGCAGGTTCTTATAATCGGGTTGAGGACGCGGAGCGCCGATGTTCGTTGCAGGCTCCTCCAGCCAAGCCTCTCCCGTCTGGATACCGTTAACCGCAATGGTGGCGCAAAAAGCCGCCCCAAACACCACATTCGCCCTAAGCCAAATACCCCTCGATCTGCCGCCACGCCGCCAGCTTGGCCGCTTTCGACATACTGGCATGGGCCCCGCTGGATGACGGCAGGTCGAGCAGCGCCCAGCGGCTTTCGCTACCGGATAGCTGCCGCCGCCCGTCCCTGGCCGCCTTGCCGCCGTTGAAGCCGATCAGGCGCAGAGACGGCAGCGTTGCAGCAAAAGCGGCCAGATCGCGGTGCGTCGCCTCGCGAATGGCGGTGTCGAGACTGCCCTGCCGCCGCGCGCTTTCGATCACGTCCCACAGGCCGACATGACGGCGCAGCAGCAGGGCGAGCCGCTCGGCATAAGGCGTGGCGGCGAGGTCTTTTTCGCCCAGCACCTCGCCCAGCAGCCACCAGAAGGCATTGCCGCGATTGGCGTAATATTCACCCGCTGCCAGCGATTTCTCGCCGGGCAGGCTGCCCAGCAGCAGCACGCGGGTGTCCGCGTCGGTTACCGGCGCGAAGGCGGTCTTGAGCGGGGTATCGGCCATGGCCCTTCAACACAAAGGGCGGGTCGGGCCCCGCCCTCTCCTTTCCGTCACGCCGCCTTCTTCGCCGCGATCCAGCGGTCGACCGAGGCCGAGAGCACGTCGAGCGGCACCGGCCCCTGCGACAGCACCAGATCGTGGAAGGCGCGCAAGTCGAACTTGTCGCCCAGCGCCTTTTCCGCCTTGCCGCGCAGTTCGCGGATGCGGATCTCGCCGATCTTGTAGCCCAGCGCCTGACCCGGCCAGGAGATGTAACGGTTCACCTCGGCGTCGATATTGGCGTCGGTCAGCGCGGTGTTGGCCTTCATGAAGGCGACCGCGCGGGCCTTGTCCCAGCCCTTGGCGTGGATGCCGGTGTCCACGACCAGACGGCAGGCGCGCCACAACTCGTAGGACAGGCGGCCCATCATCTTCTCGTTGGTATCGTAGAGGCCCATCTCCTCGCCGAGATACTCGGAATAGAGGCCCCAGCCCTCGACAAAGGCGGTGAAACCGGCCGCGTACTTGCGGACCGGCGGCAGGTCCTGCTCCTGCTGGAGCGCGATCTGGTTGTGGTGCCCCGGCACCGCCTCATGCGCGGTGAGCGCGGGCAGTTCCCAGAGCGGGCGCTGGTCCAGCTTCGAGGTGTTGACATAGTAATTGCCCGCGATCCCCGCCTCGGGCGAGCCGGGGAAATAATAGGCGGTGGTCGTGCCCTCGGCGGTTTCGGCGGGGATCGGCTTGATGCCGTAAGGCAGGCGCGGCAGCTTGCCGAAATAGCGCGGCATCATGCCGTCGATGCGCTTGGCCTGCAGCGCGGCGACCGCCAGCAGGTCCTCGGGAGACTTGGCGAAGTACTGCGGGTCGGTCTGGATCTTGCGAATGAAATCGGCGCGGTTGGCATAGCCCGCCTTGGCCGCCACCGCGTCCATGCGCGCGGTGATGCGCTTCACTTCGTCGAGGCCGATCTGGTGGATCTGGTCGGGCGTGAGGTCGGTGGTGGTGTGGATGCGGGCCTGCAGCGCGTACCATTCCTTGCCCTGCGGAAGCGTGGAGGCGCTGTCGTTCTTGCGGCAGGCGGGCTGGTATTTCGCCTCGAACCACTTGCGCAGCCCCCGGTATTCGGGCGTCAGGGTGTCGCGGATGATGGTGACCGCACGGGCCTGCATCGCGCTCCACTCCGCCTCGCTGATCGAGGCCGGACGGGTGCGGGTGAAGGGCGCGTAGAAGCGGGTGTCCTCGGGCCTGCCCTCCACCGGGCCGGAGAGCGTCTGCGCGGTATTGCCCAGCACCGCGCACGGCAGCACATAGCCCTCCGCAATGGCGCGGTTGCTGATCTCCAGCGCCTGCCCGTTGTACCTGGGGAACTGGGCAAGACGGTCGAGATAGGACTGGTAGTCCGCCTTGTCGTTGAGCGGCAGCGAGTTCGCCAGATCGGCAAAACCCTGCGCCCAGTTCGAGTAGGTGGTGAACAGCATCATCCGCTCGCCGAAGCGGTTGCCGTCGATGTCGTCCTTGAGCATGCGCATCAGCACGCCCTTGTTGGTGCGGCCGCCTTCCGACAGCTGCGCATCGGGAATGGCGGCGAGCTGGTCGTAGAAGCGCTGCTCCTGCGCCGCGTTGCGGTCGGCGGCGGCAAGGCTCATGTCGGGCATCTTGCCGTCGGCGCCGTGGTCGCCCAGCGTCGAGGCAAGGAAGGGATTGATCGTCAGCGTCCACGTCCAGTGCGCGTCCAGCACCGCCTGAAGCTGCGTTTCCGCCGCGGAGGGCGCTGCGGCGACGGGCGCCTGGGCTTGTGCAGGCGCGGCCAGTGCGCTCGTGGCCAGACCGCTCGTGCAAAGCAGCAGCGCCAGCGCCAGCGAGCCGCGCACACGGCGCGCGGTAGACATGCGATCGATCATGGTAGTCCCCCGGGGATCTCAAAAGATGGCGCGGAACCTGCAATCTCGCCAAAGGCTTGGCAAGGGCGGCGCCCGGCTTTTTACAGACCTTCCGAAACGCGCGGCTCGAACACCGACCAGCCGGTGCGCTGCACCAGCCGCTCCAGCGCGAGCTGGCCAAGCTGCGAATTGCCGCTGGCGTTGAGCCCGGGCGACCAGACCGCGATGCTGGCGATCCCCGGCGCCACCGCGAGGATGCCGCCGCCCACCCCCGACTTGCCCGGCAGGCCGATGCGGTAGGCGAAGTCGCCCGAATTGTCGTAGTGGCCGCAGGACATCATCAGCGCATTGATGCGCCGCGCGCGCTTCTCGGTGATGACGCGGTGACCGTCGGACACCCCGCCGCCCATCAGGAAGCGCCCCGCCATCGCCAGCTGGCGGCACGACATGGCGAGCGCGCAGAAGTGGAAATAGGTGCCCAGCACCAGGTCGACCTCACCCTCGATATTGCCGAAGGCGCGCATGTAGTTGGCCAGCGCCTTGTTGCGGAAGCCGCTGTCCTGCTCGGCGCGGGCCACGGTCTCGTCGATGGCGATGGTATCGTCGCCCGCCAGTTCGCGCACGAAACGCAGCATCTGCCCGATCGCCTCGCGCGGCTGGAGCCGCCCGAGCAGCACGTCGCACACGACGATGGCGCCCGCGTTGATGAAGGGGTTGCGCGGGATGCCGTGCTCGGTCTCGAGCTGGACGATGGAGTTGAACGCACTGCCCGAAGGCTCGCGCCCGACCCGCTGCCAGAGCTGGTCGCCCACCGCGCCGAGCGCCAGCGTCAGCGCAAAGACTTTCGAGATCGACTGGATCGAGAACGGCTCCTCGGCATCCCCAGCCGTGTGCACGGTGCCGTCGGCCATGACCACCGCGATCCCGAACCTGGTGTCGGGCACCAAGGCCAGCGGCGGGATATAGTTCGCCACCTTGCCGCGATTGTCGGCAAAACGCAGTTCCTCGGCGATCCCGGCGATCAGGGTGGGGATCGGGGTCATGGGGTACCGGGTTCGCCGCCGCGATGCGCCACGGCAAGGCCGTAAGGATGCTTCAGGGGGCGCAGCCGGAATGCGTCATCCCAGGACGATGCCTCCGCCTGCCCCGGCGATGACAGCCGTGCCCGAAACGCGTTCCCGGCCGGTAGCAGTTCAACCTCGGTAATGAGATCATCGCCGCCGCCCGAGCCTTCATAATGCTCGACAAACCGGAGCCGATACCGCCCATCCACAAGCCTGACCGGCACGATGTGCGACACGTTGCACCAGCCCTCGCACAGCACGACTTCGGCCATCAGCCTTTCGTCACTGCGAAACAGCCGAAGCTCCAACCCACCAAGATCGCCGGTCTCGCGCGATTCATGGACCGAACTGAAGATGCCTTCCGGAAACGCGGTCGCCTGCGCCGCCACACAGGGCGGCGCGGAGCAGAAGAAGGTAACGCAAAAAACAAGGCCAAAGACAGGGCGAAAGCCGGGGCGAAAGCCGGGGCGAAAGCCGGGGCGAAAGCCGGGGCGGGCCGCGCCGGGCCGATTTCGCCCCGGCCCACGCCTCGGCATATGCAAGCTCACCCCGCCAGCGCCGCCTTGACCGCGGCGATGGCCTCGGCAGCCTTGTCGCCGTCGGGGCCGCCGCCCTGCGCCATGTCGGCGCGGCCGCCGCCGCCCTTGCCGCCGAGCGCTTCGACGCCCTTGCGCACGAGCTCGACCGCGCTGATCGTGCCGGTGAGGTCATCGGTGACGGCAGCGGCGATCGCCGCCTTGCCCTCATTGACCGCGACGATCGCGGCCACGCCCGAGCCGATGCGCTGCTTGGCCTGATCGAGCAGGCCGCGCAGGTCCTTGGGGTCGAGCCCTTCGAGCACCTGCCCGGAGAAGGTCACGCCGTTGATCGTCTCGTCGGCGTTTTCCGCCCTGGCCGAGCCGCCGCCCAGCGCCAGCGCCTTCTTCGCCTCGGCGAGTTCACGCTCCAGCTTCTTGCGCTCGTCCATCAGCGCGGTGACGCGGGCCTCGACTTCTTCCGGCGTCGTGCGCAGCACGCTGGCGGTGCTCTTGAGCGCGTCCTCGCGGGCGACCAGCCACTGGCGCGCGCCTTCGCCGGTCAGCGCCTCGATGCGGCGCACGCCCGAGGACACCGCGCTTTCCGAAACGATGCGGAAAATGCCGATGTCGCCGGTGGCGCGCACGTGGGTGCCGCCGCAAAGCTCGACCGAATAGGTATGCTCGCCCGAGGCGTCCTTCGAGGTGGTGCCCATCGACAGCACGCGCACTTCATCGCCGTACTTCTCGCCGAACAGCGCCATGGCGCCGGCCTCGATGGCGTCTTCCGGCGTCATCAGGCGGGTGAGCACGGGGTCGTTGGCGCGGATCTCGGCGTTCACTTCCGCCTCGATCGCGGCAATGTCCTCGGCCGAGAGCGCGGTCGGGTGCGAGAAGTCGAAGCGCAGCC
Proteins encoded:
- a CDS encoding DUF885 family protein, whose translation is MIDRMSTARRVRGSLALALLLCTSGLATSALAAPAQAQAPVAAAPSAAETQLQAVLDAHWTWTLTINPFLASTLGDHGADGKMPDMSLAAADRNAAQEQRFYDQLAAIPDAQLSEGGRTNKGVLMRMLKDDIDGNRFGERMMLFTTYSNWAQGFADLANSLPLNDKADYQSYLDRLAQFPRYNGQALEISNRAIAEGYVLPCAVLGNTAQTLSGPVEGRPEDTRFYAPFTRTRPASISEAEWSAMQARAVTIIRDTLTPEYRGLRKWFEAKYQPACRKNDSASTLPQGKEWYALQARIHTTTDLTPDQIHQIGLDEVKRITARMDAVAAKAGYANRADFIRKIQTDPQYFAKSPEDLLAVAALQAKRIDGMMPRYFGKLPRLPYGIKPIPAETAEGTTTAYYFPGSPEAGIAGNYYVNTSKLDQRPLWELPALTAHEAVPGHHNQIALQQEQDLPPVRKYAAGFTAFVEGWGLYSEYLGEEMGLYDTNEKMMGRLSYELWRACRLVVDTGIHAKGWDKARAVAFMKANTALTDANIDAEVNRYISWPGQALGYKIGEIRIRELRGKAEKALGDKFDLRAFHDLVLSQGPVPLDVLSASVDRWIAAKKAA
- a CDS encoding DNA-deoxyinosine glycosylase: MADTPLKTAFAPVTDADTRVLLLGSLPGEKSLAAGEYYANRGNAFWWLLGEVLGEKDLAATPYAERLALLLRRHVGLWDVIESARRQGSLDTAIREATHRDLAAFAATLPSLRLIGFNGGKAARDGRRQLSGSESRWALLDLPSSSGAHASMSKAAKLAAWRQIEGYLA
- a CDS encoding glutaminase — protein: MTPIPTLIAGIAEELRFADNRGKVANYIPPLALVPDTRFGIAVVMADGTVHTAGDAEEPFSIQSISKVFALTLALGAVGDQLWQRVGREPSGSAFNSIVQLETEHGIPRNPFINAGAIVVCDVLLGRLQPREAIGQMLRFVRELAGDDTIAIDETVARAEQDSGFRNKALANYMRAFGNIEGEVDLVLGTYFHFCALAMSCRQLAMAGRFLMGGGVSDGHRVITEKRARRINALMMSCGHYDNSGDFAYRIGLPGKSGVGGGILAVAPGIASIAVWSPGLNASGNSQLGQLALERLVQRTGWSVFEPRVSEGL